From Oryzias melastigma strain HK-1 linkage group LG17, ASM292280v2, whole genome shotgun sequence:
GTTTCTGTCTTACTCAGGTTGCTTAGCAACACCGCAGAACTGAGAGGGAGGTCTTCTGCTAAAGGATGATGTCATCTGCTGGGCTGCTGTGGTCGCCTTGAACTTGGTTTTGATTCTATTGCAGTTATTTAAACGCatacatgaatatttttttaaatttattgtaaataaaagtcCTGTTTAGGAGTacattttaactgattttaatAAGGTTCTTAAAAATTGCACAACtctctttttaaatgaagttgGTGCAGTAAACAGATGCATtttgtgaagtagctttaagaaacaagaaaaagtagtgtaactattaaaaaaaacaactactaTCTCTTAAATGTTGATAATAATTAGTCAcatgagaaagtttagtgactttagctttaatactTTTAGAactattgaatatttttatccaaATGTCATCCAAATCctcatttaaaaatcttaataattaATGATGACTGTTGTAGTATAAATATCATGATTAGTATTCATGTTATTAATACaccaatcaaactttttttgttttttacttcttaaaactttaacctCTTAAAGCGtctcattttcagttttatcacTACAgtaattttatttctctgtaggtaaaataaaagacatatcAAAGAACAGCCCGGGTCCTAAGAGGTCAAATCGTGGAGCTAGCGTTTAGCGGTTAGCACCTCTGGTGTAGCCGTCTCTCTGTCAGCAGCACAGCGAGAgcttaacatttataaatatatatatttttgttgaaattgaTTTTTACTTGTTGTTTAAGTACAAAACActaatagagacacttgctgtcagtttaaagcgtttttaaaagttgttgaaCATCTCGCTAGCTTGAGTGAACTCTTCTTGTTAGCTTCCTGCTTGAACTGCTGCCGATTTccagcaaaaacatgttatgaTCCGTTCATGTCATGCAGATCTAGTGTAgtatttatttggaaaaataaaattgaaatataaagtgctGATCATAATACGATTAAATTAAATATCGGGACATccataatttaaagtttatgattaaacaattaaaatgagtttttgtagttttaaataCTTTCAAAGGCTGATACTCTATTTAAAggcataaaaaactgttttatttaaagtatttaatcaATAAATCTAGAACTTTTATccaatacatcttttttttaactcttgcaTTAAAATCTGTTCTTGCATGTTAATGAGTTTAAACTCCCAGCAGATTTTCATCTAATTAATCATAAACAAAACGATCATTCAACAGACACTTTTGAGGGCGTTTCTGCAGGTCTGACGTTTCTTCTCTGCATTTAACGTTCTGTCTTAAATGAGAAGATGAAGTAACAGGGTTCCTACAAGGTCTTGAATTTGAACATTTGGAAATTAGGccttaaaaagcattaaaagacTCTTAAATTTGGATATATTGGTTTTAAGAACTGTGCCGTTTAAAATAATTTCCGTGTGACTTTTCTggtctaaagttttatttttttaatccagattatGTAAGTAAAGCTTCACTGCACCAAAAGGTGAGTAATAATgtagtaattgtaatttaatcaCTGAAATTTGAACCGCAATTTATTACATTACTCCTTTACTAGTAATTCTTCAGAAATTCAAGGATTATTCTTCGTCCATAGAGCTGGGGATTAGGTAGAGaaattaatttttcatatgTAAATCCTTAagaagtcttaaatttaacttgaagaaacgtgTAGCAACCCTgagtaaataaaactgttaaaatgttcGTCTATGTGTactttaaattcacaaaaatgtttcagaaatgaaaaaaaaaatcataaaaacacaaaataataattccaaAGTTGTAGTCAATCCACTAGAAATTTAGTTAAATGACATTCTGTTTAAATTTGTCctttaattgagtttttattagaataaattaaactaaaatcagGAGACAAAAAAACCAATCGTTTTTAACTCAAAAGACCGTCTACAACTCCTCCACGATGCTGTTTTTCAGGTCCTAATCACATGCCCATGCAAGGACCCGGCCCCGGCCCCAACCAGCCTCCAAACATGTCCAGCGGTTCCATGAACATCCCCCCCAGCAGCCACGGCTCCATGGGGGGCTACAACCACACCGTCCCGTCCTCTCAGGGGATGCCGGTCCAGAGCCAAATGAGTATGACCCAAGGCCAGCCAATGGGGAACTACGGACCCCGACCAAACATGAACATGCAGCCGAGTCAAGGTCAAACAGGTTTTATTGATTTCCGccggtgtttttgttttttttaacgtttatCGTTATGAGTCTTCGATATTTAACTCATTTTGGGATGATTCCAGGTCCAATGATGCATCAGCAGCCTCCGTCACAGCAGTACAACATGCCCCCCGGTAGTGGCGGACAGCACTACCAAGGACAGCAGAACCCGATGGGCATGATGGGTCAGGTCAACCAGGGGAACCACGTCATGGGACAGAGGCCAATGCCGCCCTACAGACCCCCACAGCAAGGTACACACCCCAGAGAGGTCTCACGCACGGGAGTTTAGAGCTCCGATCTTCCCCGGATCCCTCCTCCTTCATCTCTCCTTCCGTCTCTTCTccatttcccttttctttttggAGTCCACATTGATGCACCCTGAAGCATTTTAGACACCAAAAGAAAACCGTCTGTAGATCTCACGGCAGGGAGTCCATCCTCTCTACCCCACCCCCCACATAAAACCATACCAACGACACCTTGAATCTACTTGTGTGTATGTTGTGTGCACGTAGGACCCCCTCAGCAGTACCCCGGACAGGAAGACTACTATGGGGACCAGTACAGTCACGCAGGCCAGGGCGCCTCAGAAGGTAGGCCAACCCACCAGCCTCTGGGAACGAAATCAGCCCAAAACAAAGAAGACTTTCAGTTTCCTGattactttctgtttttattggagtgcataaaaaaatccccaaattatTCTCATCACATTAGAGTCACGACAAAATCAAAGTATTAGACTAAactcttttctgtctttgttcaaataacattcactttttttcctctacTGACTCCCTGTTTCTCTAGTCAGACGTGTCgctctttttaacaaaattattttaatttgtgaaaactAAATGCAAAACTCTTGACAtgattttgttcatttgttgtcCAGATTCTGTGTGAAGTAAAGTATTTAGTCAGTTAGTTTTTAAGTGCAAGTTCTCCTCTTAACAAGATGAGACTCATTTTCATCAAAGGTTTACCTCGACTATCAGAGACAAAacatccagaaaatcacattgttggatttttaatattttatttgtaaattttggTGGATGATAATAACTaaagttcaactcaatactttgttttatACCCTTTGTTGGTAGTAGCAGTCTTAACGTTTCTGTAAATCTTCTcaaggttttttattatttgttttggttttttatttcaaacaaaataaaaataaacataagaatttaaaaatatcccTTTCTACAACACGTTTTGTTAGGTTATTTACAGTTTCACAACCTGTTGCAggtgttttggtccattcctccacgcagatctcctctagagcagtgatgttttggtccattcctccatgtagatctcctctagagcagtgatgttttggtccattcctccatcagatctcctctagagcagtgatgttttggtccattcctccatcagatctcctctagagcagtgatgttttggggctgtcacAGACCTTTAACgtcctccaaagattttctgtgagatctggagactgttGAAGCCACTCCAGGACCCCGACTTCCTTCTTCCGAAGCCACTCCTTCGTTAATTATCAACATCCGATTCAGGacttattaatatttatataccctacaatcatagattcagatTATTAAGCATATTTAAGATCAATAGGAGAATTTGCACATTttgtggctgactaaatacttttttgctccACTATATACAGACATTCTGGTATTATTAGTGTATAGTGTAATGCGTGACGACCGGTATGTACTCTATCACCTAATGTACatcattttctctcatttttattcaaattccaTCCTGCCTCCTCTGAGTTGTTGTGTATCCGTCTGCATTGGTGCATCTGGCCACTCGTACATCGCTGTACTTTGTGTAACTTCAAGGTAACGCCCAGTACGGCCAACAGCAGGAAGCGTACCAGCAAGGTCCCCCACAGCAGCAGGGTTATCCCCCGCAGCAGCAGTACCCGGGTCAGCAGGGCTACCCGCCACAACAGCAAGGTTACGGTGAGTTCTGGTACAAACACGGccgatttattaaaaatatatatatactggaATCTCCCACAAGAATGCAGATAGAACTAAAAACTGGACATGTCTAGACATAATCGATTATTGAGGAGATTGGAGCTTCGTGGAAAAGGAAATCATTAGGACTTCTTCCAGAATCCGAGGACCGCTTATGGATTCTGAACGAATCTGTGTCATTCAGAACCAGTCCAAACACACTCTGGATATTCTTTTACTCTTGGTTTATATTAAAACTGACAACAACAactaaagaaatacatttattttgaaggtcgGCATcgatattattattaatatatcctttttttgctaattgaAGTGCACAGTAATACTGCCGAAACAaatctttcacattttttatttatttattttaattttttcttaatattttatttttttaacaagagaCCCttgttttaattcagtttttgagttttttttctcagtttttcaattagtttagtgtcaaaatagaaatatgaaatcactaaaaagcagaaaaattagaattttttttaactctttgctCTGTACAAAGTTTAGTAAATCTAaggttgtattcagactggacacatttggttcgttTAAGTGAATCAAGTTCATTTCCTCCGATAATCTGGATCagattttcagtctgaatacatccaagCGGACCTCGGTCCAGGACCAGAAACGGCTCTCCGACCCAATTTTTTAGGTGATCTTGGTTCGTTTCTAATCACACTGGGTTCCGGTTTTCTACGCctgaatagactccatgctcggagtggaacaattGGACCAAAAGGCCACCGTAGTCgggtattatgggatgtaagAGTAGGAACTCTAATCCACAAACTTAGAAAAACTGGTGGAAATTTGCTTAGCCGTAACCGTCTTCCAGCGTGCCTCTACTAgcagtaaaaaatgtcaaaatggaaacaaagtctgaataagtgaactatcttAAAAGTATTTGGAAACTGCAGCAGCTcgatctttctgtttttgttttgacccgcccccctaactgctggccaatgagtgaggagatctttagtcaccgggttttggtccagaacagaaatctctggtagatccgagtctgaatacagaccaaacccAAGGTTTAGGACTCGGACCGGAAcaagtctgaatacaccctaagtgAGTGAACTATCCCGACGAGGACTTTCATTATTCTTTCACTCTTTGCTTTGCCCCCCACGCTCCTCTGTCCGGTCCTCCACGGGGCCGGATAAcccaaaaactttgttttaagacCCACCACGAAGGCGTTTACCTTAAAAGAAGCttagaaataaacataatttcatCCAGATCTAATACCGTCTGAAGTTCACTTGTTGGAGCTCTGTTGGGATTTTTCTTTGTGGCAGTTTTCTCCAGAACTTTCTGTCACTTGCCCTCTATGTGAGCCAGAGCTGTAGTTATTAATGAGCCAGCTGAGGCTGTGAGGCTGTGAGGTGAGATCCATCTGGCACGCACACGATGCACAGCAGCATTATGAGTGCTAACGATGCTGCGTGGGCCTCGTTTGACTTCCACCCAAGTCGAGTTTGTTCGGTCCTTCGCAGCATCGGCAGATATAGCTCCTGTGTGCAGAGCTGGAGCATAGTTTTATATTTGactccttttgttttgttcgTTTTCACGTGGAACCGCTCTGACCTCAGTGGGACTCATTTGGATTCTTCCATAACTAGCTTATGGATTTTCAAAGCAtccaaagtaaatatttaatattctaCTTTTTGGTTGATTCTACCTATAAAGTAACAGATTTGTTGGAGTTGCTTGAATAAGAATAACAGAAACTCTGAATTTGCAGGATTCTTCATCTTCCAACAAACAGGTTTTGgttttatattaataattaataaagtaTGTCTCgctcagaggtctgcaacttaacacttaaagagccattcaggtcatctcactgaccacaacccagtagaaaaataagacattagctgtgtttccatcacAGATATGtgcaaaaatggatcaaaaatctagaaatgtcgaaaaaacacaatttcacaataaaaatgattttacagaggagctgtggatccaactaTTCCACATGACACACTTCGGATGAGCTGTGTGACGCCCAAGGATCAGCGTGCtatccggttgttggtcacaCGACtcgtttaatttgaaaaaagttgcggttttgctaaatatgtcaatttcgatACAACCTCCTCCAaacgcaaaaacttttttttttttgataaatgagtTTCTTTTCCTAAACTGACGTGTTTTTATTCGGCGAATTTATTATCGCAATAGGGCTGGGAACCTGAGTAACTCACGATACGATTCACGATATGGattgtatcgcgatatttcaagTAAATCTATGTATTACCATAGTAATCTATGATATATCactgtttttttgaaaacatatgtttttgttttcctctaaaacattgtttagcACAAGTTAAAACACAATATAGTAATTTAACATCTTTTGcatcattaaaataatcgtttttgagttgaaatattgcgatatttcaagTAAATCTATGTATTACCATAGTAATCTATGATAtatcactgtttttttaaatatgtttttgttttcctctaaaGCATTTTTTAGAACAAGTTAAAACCTAATATACTAATTTAACATCTTTTGaatcattaaaataatcgtttttgaGTTGAAATATCGCGATTTTTCAAGTAAATCTATGTATTACCATAGTAATATATGATATATcactgtttttcaaaaaaaatgtttttgttttcctctaaaacattttttagaacaaGTTAAAACATAACATACTAATTTAACATCTTttgcaacattaaaataatcgtttttgagttgaaatatcgcgatatttcctCTAGTTACTTAAAGGATCTTTTTCAAAGGGCTCCATTTATACTCAAATGCTCATTATCGCCCAGAACTAGTTTGTGGTGCTAACTAGATGACCCTTGTCGTGATTTTTCCTtccattcatttaatttaatttgatcaaaaatagaaaaattggtCTTATAATCCGATGTACTTGAAGAAGAAGTTCTTGTTAATGAGTATTTACTGGTTTCTTTGTGGTACACTGCACAAAAagctgtcaaaatgtttagttcagCTTAGTCAAACTATGAAGTGGATGGATTCCtgaagcattatgggtactgtagtcaggagcctcacTTTCgtgaggctcctgactacagtacccataatgcttcaGGAATCCTTTCCTTCAACAgttcatttttagcttttctatTTATTCTGTAGTtgcttttcatatttaaaacatgttttttttttttagttttttttaaccagacaGCCCCCGGTTTATCTGAACAAATTAATTCTTTGGTTTCGACTGACAGcattaagattttgtgttggtTGTACATTGAGAGCAACACTGTCTGTGTTCCCTTAGGCCCCTCCCAAAGTGCTCCGGGACAGTACCCCAACTACCCACAGGGGCAGGGCCAGCAGTACGGGGCCTATCGTCCTCCCCAGCCTGGACCCCCCCAGGGCCAGCAGCAGCGCCCTTACGGTTACGACCAGGTGAGTATGACAGCAGTCACCCGATTGTTCTGGAATTTTCTTACAATTTTTATCAAGTTtattgccagaaaaaaaaaacgagtgaAACAAGCCACAGACAATGAAGTTTAAAGTCAAGAATCATGTTGTGTGTTGTGCATGCGAACATCATTTTGGGCGGCGAAGTCTGTTTGTTCCAGAAGATTGTAAATGCTGTGTTTGAAATGTTAACCTTAGTGTTGGTTCTGGTTAATGTGGTGTGCCTCCTTTGAAATACGAGGGCTTTAAATAGGATTCTTCCTTAAACTCGAGTCCGTTTGCTCCATTGTTTAAAGTGCAATCCATTTTCTGCCCTCTATTTCCCATGGTCTTCTGTGGGGACCAGAGCTACACGTTGATATCTTTATCTTTGAACATTCAGGGGCACATGAGGAAATAAGGAAGCGGGGATTTGAACCCCTGACTAGCTCTGTAAGAAGCAAAGGTAATGGTTGCTGTGAAGACCTCAGGGTCCAATCTAGACACTTGACCACCTAGAGTTAATTTGCATTTTCTaatgtttcttctttctgtcctcttcttctcttttttttttttgattcaacCTTTTTAAGTTCTTCCATTTCTGTTTAACTCTAGTGTTGTTGTTTTAACCAGGGGTCGAATTGTCAGAAATGAGGtcccaaaacaaaagcatgctTTAGTCTGTAGTGAGAGACTCTCCTCGACCTTTAACCCTTCGTGTGACGACGCTGTAATCCTTGGGGTGTAGCGGTACATGTCATCTCCTCAAAACCGTTGCTCCAGATCAAACATCTTTCCTCTCAAAtcagtttttacattaaaactttCAGTTCTTTTGTTTAGAACTCTTGAAATATCTGAACTAATTTACTAAACgtatattttttccttataagCGTCTACGTTTTTACAGTGGTCCCTCGTTTATAGCGGGAAAAAACAGCAATATGTGAAATCCATGAATTAGGATTACAGTTTTAAGGTCGTAAACCTCGCCGCGCACTTTATACTACAGCTATCTTTAACAATTATTGAGTAGTCGATTGGTCAGCGGTTAATTTTTNNNNNNNNNNNNNNNNNNNNNNNNNNNNNNNNNNNNNNNNNNNNNNNNNNNNNNNNNNNNNNNNNNNNNNNNNNNNNNNNNNNNNNNNNNNNNNNNNNNNNNNNNNNNNNNNNTCAGAGTTAGCAATTATTTTTCGAATTATAGACGATTGTTTTTCAGTTAGACGGCGTCCTTTTTTATTTCCGATTACTCAACAGCCATTTTTCAAAGAgtgaatgattatttttttagattagtcaccggttatttttccaattagtcaatGATTATATTTCAAtgagtcaaatattttttttgattaatcaatgatttttttccgatcagtcaacgactaattttcATTAGTCAACGATTGTTGTTCTGCGTAAGGTGATgtgcaattgtttttttttaacaaaaggtGATAGttctgggcgatatggaaaaaattgtatatcacaatataaattattctATACCAAAATAATGGTATATATCATGAAATACCAcaacaaagtatatttttaattattctaaaaaatattgacaattttgtacagttttttgtcagacaaacatgaaaattttcacattttttttcatttaaattctcaaagttcaaacctttatagaaaaacaaatccctTATTTTAGAATGTAAATGGAGATCTGATGGTGAACAAGGATTTGTGTCAACGTGGCCATTCTGTACAGGAAAGACGCTCCACGAAGGACATTGATtgacaacagccaatcaggatgcagaacacacacaaaaaaaacaaaaaagtgaaaaattgtagTGAAAAAATCGGCAAAACTGAAATGTGAACCGCAATATAGCGAGGAAACACTGTAATCAGTCAGTTGTTATTTgggacaaaaatccaaaattaatcatttgattcatgaaaaaaaacatagttctTTTGtccagctttttattttatttttgctaagttatttatgaatatttgttttccattttacaAGAATTCCCTTTTTTTCAGTCGACTAGAAGtagtttaaaagtgtttttataagTTCAGGCACCTTAGAAAGTATTATACCtttcaaaaaagtcatttttattcctaaaagCTTAACTAAAATCTCCTTCTGAGTTATAAATTGTGTGTACTGTTACACCCCTAAACATGTATTCAAccattaaaaatacttttttattttctgttcttgTTCCACTTTGGATTAAATATAAAACCTATTTCGACCCCTGTTTAGGATTGTCTTAAACACTACTGTTTGTACAATgactttattgatttatttttcaaagatttactttaaaagttgtgtTCAGTAATGAGGATCATCACCTCAGCAGTGCTGCTAAAGCCTGATGAATCCACATAGCTTTGAAGTTGTGACCatgctgccacctgctggtcaGCACTAGTCACTGTAGGCATGACTGAAATTACcacagattttttcatttttttttattttttttgtttgcacccTATTGAGATTTGTGAACATGAGCTTGTTTACTTTGTGTTTCTGAGAGGGTCAATAACACGATTCTGTCAAACTTTCTTCCACAGGGCCAGTATGGAAATTACCAGCAATGAGAGATGGTCACAGCACCCTCCCCTGCTCTTCTGATCTCTGTCTGGGCTCTGACCTTTTTTTGGTCAGTCTGTTAGATGCTGGTTTCAGCTCCTCTTGGatacagacacacaaaatcCAAGAAAACAAGACACATTTCCCACCTTTTTACGGCTTCTCCTGGTTTCTCTTGCACATTGGCACGATAATGTCCCACTATGTCTCCAAGCAGcaatgccttaaaaaaaaaaaaaaaatggaaccgCCTTATCCTTAGCATTGCAGATTGTGACAAAACTTCAAATAAGAAACGATTCAAATGTAGTTTCAGTCGACTGTGGTGCATCGTTTCTCAGTCCCTCACCGAAAGAAGCAATAATACCAGCAGTTTGGGAAAGGTCAGGGAGGAAACGGTGCAAACGCACCTCCAGCTAGGCAATGGTACATGTCTCGATGTATGTGatgatgtaaaaatatattttatgctttttagaTCAAGCTAACTTTGTATAAGACCTTGAAAACTAGTACTAAAGCTGTGTTGtttatttcagagaaaaaaacaagtgtatgtgtcggtattttttatttttttatgctctttgatGGTCCTTTCcagcacattttctttgttgttaAACTGTGTAACTATTAAATTAGATTGCCAAGTCATCGGCTTTGACTTTGTATCATGTACACGCAttcaaatgaagcagaaaaaatatgaagagCATGTCTGGAACATGAAAAATCTTTTAGAAATTTGGCCTCATTGGAGTGGCTGTAGCATCCGAGTCGAGAAAACTAACATGTAGCAGATTTGGTGACATCGAAAGCCccccacttttatttttatttttttacagtaaagtgacaaaaagatcaaataactCCTAGTTTTGTTAGATGGTAGATGGCAGCGCTGGAATCCCATCTGCCCTTGGAATAACCGTCTACGTTGATGTCATTTCAAAAGTGTTATTTGTGAATactaaacacattttgtgtcaAATATGTAAGATAAGATGTGAAAATAATGTTCTTGAAATGGATTCCTTAATTTCCACGGTAAATACTGGTTGTGCAGTTTTATATCACTGGCTTGATATCTGTATTATGGTGCATATTTTATTGATCCCATATGTACAGCATCATAAAGAAGAGGAATCCGGTGTcctcttttattgtttatatgGCTGTTCTAATATTTTTCATTCTGCGATCCCATTTGAAGTTGTGGTCACATTCGTGTCATGGCAATGTAAACTGTACATTACAATAAATtggaaaaatctttaatatactttttgtgtttacattttcaacCCCGTAGAGCCAAAGCCATCAAAGAACTGactgaaaatttg
This genomic window contains:
- the ss18 gene encoding protein SSXT isoform X7 — its product is MCLFSPLNGPLNSETASFPARPHCITMSVAFAPHRQRKGDITAAGIQKLLDENNHLIQCIMDFQSKGKTAECSQYQQMLHRNLVYLATIADSNQNMQSLLPAPPTQNMPMGPGGMNQSGPPPQPPHGHNMPSEGMVSVGPPAPHMQSQMNGQMPGPNHMPMQGPGPGPNQPPNMSSGSMNIPPSSHGSMGGYNHTVPSSQGMPVQSQMSMTQGQPMGNYGPRPNMNMQPSQGPMMHQQPPSQQYNMPPGSGGQHYQGQQNPMGMMGQVNQGNHVMGQRPMPPYRPPQQGNAQYGQQQEAYQQGPPQQQGYPPQQQYPGQQGYPPQQQGYGPSQSAPGQYPNYPQGQGQQYGAYRPPQPGPPQGQQQRPYGYDQGQYGNYQQ
- the ss18 gene encoding protein SSXT isoform X1 encodes the protein MCLFSPLNGPLNSETASFPARPHCITMSVAFAPHRQRKGDITAAGIQKLLDENNHLIQCIMDFQSKGKTAECSQYQQMLHRNLVYLATIADSNQNMQSLLPAPPTQNMPMGPGGMNQSGPPPQPPHGHNMPSEGMVSVGPPAPHMQSQMNGQMPGPNHMPMQGPGPGPNQPPNMSSGSMNIPPSSHGSMGGYNHTVPSSQGMPVQSQMSMTQGQPMGNYGPRPNMNMQPSQGQTGPMMHQQPPSQQYNMPPGSGGQHYQGQQNPMGMMGQVNQGNHVMGQRPMPPYRPPQQGPPQQYPGQEDYYGDQYSHAGQGASEGNAQYGQQQEAYQQGPPQQQGYPPQQQYPGQQGYPPQQQGYGPSQSAPGQYPNYPQGQGQQYGAYRPPQPGPPQGQQQRPYGYDQGQYGNYQQ
- the ss18 gene encoding protein SSXT isoform X3 translates to MCLFSPLNGPLNSETASFPARPHCITMSVAFAPHRQRKGDITAAGIQKLLDENNHLIQCIMDFQSKGKTAECSQYQQMLHRNLVYLATIADSNQNMQSLLPAPPTQNMPMGPGGMNQSGPPPQPPHGHNMPSEGMVSVGPPAPHMQSQMNGQMPGPNHMPMQGPGPGPNQPPNMSSGSMNIPPSSHGSMGGYNHTVPSSQGMPVQSQMSMTQGQPMGNYGPRPNMNMQPSQGPMMHQQPPSQQYNMPPGSGGQHYQGQQNPMGMMGQVNQGNHVMGQRPMPPYRPPQQGPPQQYPGQEDYYGDQYSHAGQGASEGNAQYGQQQEAYQQGPPQQQGYPPQQQYPGQQGYPPQQQGYGPSQSAPGQYPNYPQGQGQQYGAYRPPQPGPPQGQQQRPYGYDQGQYGNYQQ
- the ss18 gene encoding protein SSXT isoform X5, translated to MCLFSPLNGPLNSETASFPARPHCITMSVAFAPHRQRKGDITAAGIQKLLDENNHLIQCIMDFQSKGKTAECSQYQQMLHRNLVYLATIADSNQNMQSLLPAPPTQNMPMGPGGMNQSGPPPQPPHGHNMPSEGMVSVGPPAPHMQSQMNGQMPGPNHMPMQGPGPGPNQPPNMSSGSMNIPPSSHGSMGGYNHTVPSSQGMPVQSQMSMTQGQPMGNYGPRPNMNMQPSQGQTGPMMHQQPPSQQYNMPPGSGGQHYQGQQNPMGMMGQVNQGNHVMGQRPMPPYRPPQQGNAQYGQQQEAYQQGPPQQQGYPPQQQYPGQQGYPPQQQGYGPSQSAPGQYPNYPQGQGQQYGAYRPPQPGPPQGQQQRPYGYDQGQYGNYQQ
- the ss18 gene encoding protein SSXT isoform X4, which encodes MSVAFAPHRQRKGDITAAGIQKLLDENNHLIQCIMDFQSKGKTAECSQYQQMLHRNLVYLATIADSNQNMQSLLPAPPTQNMPMGPGGMNQSGPPPQPPHGHNMPSEGMVSVGPPAPHMQSQMNGQMPGPNHMPMQGPGPGPNQPPNMSSGSMNIPPSSHGSMGGYNHTVPSSQGMPVQSQMSMTQGQPMGNYGPRPNMNMQPSQGQTGPMMHQQPPSQQYNMPPGSGGQHYQGQQNPMGMMGQVNQGNHVMGQRPMPPYRPPQQGPPQQYPGQEDYYGDQYSHAGQGASEGNAQYGQQQEAYQQGPPQQQGYPPQQQYPGQQGYPPQQQGYGPSQSAPGQYPNYPQGQGQQYGAYRPPQPGPPQGQQQRPYGYDQGQYGNYQQ
- the ss18 gene encoding protein SSXT isoform X6; the protein is MSVAFAPHRQRKGDITAAGIQKLLDENNHLIQCIMDFQSKGKTAECSQYQQMLHRNLVYLATIADSNQNMQSLLPAPPTQNMPMGPGGMNQSGPPPQPPHGHNMPSEGMVSVGPPAPHMQSQMNGQMPGPNHMPMQGPGPGPNQPPNMSSGSMNIPPSSHGSMGGYNHTVPSSQGMPVQSQMSMTQGQPMGNYGPRPNMNMQPSQGPMMHQQPPSQQYNMPPGSGGQHYQGQQNPMGMMGQVNQGNHVMGQRPMPPYRPPQQGPPQQYPGQEDYYGDQYSHAGQGASEGNAQYGQQQEAYQQGPPQQQGYPPQQQYPGQQGYPPQQQGYGPSQSAPGQYPNYPQGQGQQYGAYRPPQPGPPQGQQQRPYGYDQGQYGNYQQ
- the ss18 gene encoding protein SSXT isoform X8 — its product is MCLFSPLNGPLNSETASFPARPHCITMSVAFAPHRQRKGDITAAGIQKLLDENNHLIQCIMDFQSKGKTAECSQYQQMLHRNLVYLATIADSNQNMQSLLPAPPTQNMPMGPGGMNQSGPPPQPPHGHNMPSEGMVSVGPPAPHMQSQMNGQMPGPNHMPMQGPGPGPNQPPNMSSGSMNIPPSSHGSMGGYNHTVPSSQGMPVQSQMSMTQGQPMGNYGPRPNMNMQPSQGPMMHQQPPSQQYNMPPGSGGQHYQGQQNPMGMMGQVNQGNHVMGQRPMPPYRPPQQGNAQYGQQQEAYQQGPPQQQGYPPQQQYPGQQGYPPQQQGYGPSQSAPGQYPNYPQGQGQQYGAYRPPQPGPPQGQQQRPYGYDQGHMRK
- the ss18 gene encoding protein SSXT isoform X2: MCLFSPLNGPLNSETASFPARPHCITMSVAFAPHRQRKGDITAAGIQKLLDENNHLIQCIMDFQSKGKTAECSQYQQMLHRNLVYLATIADSNQNMQSLLPAPPTQNMPMGPGGMNQSGPPPQPPHGHNMPSEGMVSVGPPAPHMQSQMNGQMPGPNHMPMQGPGPGPNQPPNMSSGSMNIPPSSHGSMGGYNHTVPSSQGMPVQSQMSMTQGQPMGNYGPRPNMNMQPSQGQTGPMMHQQPPSQQYNMPPGSGGQHYQGQQNPMGMMGQVNQGNHVMGQRPMPPYRPPQQGPPQQYPGQEDYYGDQYSHAGQGASEGNAQYGQQQEAYQQGPPQQQGYPPQQQYPGQQGYPPQQQGYGPSQSAPGQYPNYPQGQGQQYGAYRPPQPGPPQGQQQRPYGYDQGHMRK